The sequence agcagggctccatcacacatgatggggacttgggaagacaaacgccgtCACTCCAGACATCTCCCCTtacttcttcttcccccagtttatatactcagcatgacattcaatgatatggaatatccatttggctagttcaggtcacctgtcctggctgtgtcccctcccaataCCCGgtgcccttccagccctctcgctAGCAGAGCCCGAGAAACTAAAAGTCCTTGACCTagtataaaaattactttgcaacaactaaaaccatcagtgtgttatcaacattgttctcacaccaaatccaaaccacagcactgcaccagctacgaaaagaaaaagtaactccgtcacagccaaaaccaggacgAGCCATCATGGTGATGTGCAACCTCCATGGATGGCCTGGGGACATGGGTTTGTGTGGCACCATCCTCTTCCTGGGGCCACTTCCTCTGACAAAACACCTGCCCACAGAAAGAGGCTCCCCAGGCATGGAGAGGTGTGTTACGGAGACGTCTTCGCTGTGCGACTAGTGGGGAGCAGGCATGGGGAGTGCCGGCAGCCCAGCGCCAGGGCTGTGCATGggtccctgctcctgccatgcCCTGGGCAGAACTCGGAGTGGGTGGGCAGCACCAGGCATGGGGGGGGAATCTTGCTGCAGGTGGGCAGTATGGCTGGCCTTTTGCTGGGGAGAAGCCAGAGGGTTTGGCAGCGCTGGGACACCAAGGATTATCTCCCCAGTGGGTTGAACTGGGGCTTAATTTGcccttcccagctctcctggggTGGGCACAGTGCCCATCTGTGCTATGCAGAGTGAGACCAAGCCAGAGGAGACGTTTGCTGAGATGTTTGGCATCCTGTATTGCTCAGGCATGTAACCCCCTGGCTTTGAGGGCTCTATTATGGTGCCCCATCGTTCGGTGGGCAGTGGGACCCTGGGCTTCGGGTGATGCCCGTCGCCTCAGggggagcagctgtggggccAGATCCAGAGGGTGACCAGGAGCTCCCACAGCAACACAGCATCTCCCTGCCCAACTCTACCACCAGCAAACAGCTGGTGAGCCCTGCATGAGCTGGGCTTCTCCAAGAAACCGCTCGTTTCTGGGCTGGAACTCATCATGACCAAACTTTGCTTTCTGCACTCATTGTTCCTTGACTGGGAATAACCATTGGTGAGGACGTGGGGCTGTGGAACAACAACCATTGGCGCCTCTTCGGCTCCACCAGCGCTCCCATGATGGAGAATTGTAATGGGGCACCAACCCTTCCAGCAACCCCATCCCTTCCTGCCATGGGAGGAGATGgagtcattaaaatatttatatgagTATTTTGAGCTGACTTTAGTAAGGAATATGGGTCATGCCTTGTcaatgtggtggtggtggtgctggtccAAGCTACAGGTCCCCAAAGCTACCTCCCCTTGGCTGCTTCTCTCCCGTACCTGACCTGACAGGCTTGGCTTAGGCAGCACCAAGCTCTGCACTCCTGAACTGGGACCAAAAGCCATATATTGCTCAGAATCTCATCCATTTTGTCAGCATGGAAAGTGTTTTGTGGCATTTTGGAACTCTAATATGTTTCAGGCAGCTACTTCCGCACCAGGGTACTAGGATTATCCCCTGAggaaatgaattatttattccttgcagctgctggaagcctGGGGTGTGAGCTGGGTGGCATGAGCATCACCTGTGAGCTGGTTCCCTCCCTCAGAAATTGCCGTTTACCACCTGCTAGCTGGCTAAAAACTTTTGCTGAGCCTGTCTCTGTGAGCATTTGGGGTTTTAAGCCAAGAGGAAAAcacttgctgcttctttcaggaaagcactgtatgcagtaagaaagaaaaataacattaaaagcAAGTGTGAATCCATTTACGTGTAGTTGAAGTTggtggcagggatgctgctggcctgaAAGAGTAAATTCTGGCCTGAATGGCTGGGGGGTGGAGTCACTGGGAAGGCAAACAGTCCCACAGGTCTTGGAGGCAGATAAAACTAATGGttttaacctttaaaaaatgcttttatggatctagtaattaatttaaaaaaaattatacagaagTGGGTCAGCGTATTTACTTCTGTACTGGATTAACCTGTTCTTTGGGAACAAACCACTTTGCCCACATGTTAGTTGCCTGacaggaaggcagaaaacacCCTGCGTTCCCCCAAAAGGCTGGGGGATACCATCAGCTGGCTGTGGCAAGCTTGGAAGGATTCTTCTCGAGTTTAGGGAAAAAACATCCTACCACACGTCAATTAATGAACACCAAATGCGCTTTCCCCTCCGCAGGAGCCTGAGCATcaccagctgggctgtggccaCCAGCAACGTAAATGTTGGGAGCTGTTTTCTTTGGTGCCGCTGGGTTTTAGTGCCTTCAGCAATTCACACCACGCTTTTCCCCTCGCAGGCCCACTTTGCCTGGCTGGGAGCTTTTAGTGATGTTACTCCCACCCTGCCACTGTGCCTACAATGCACCTCTGCTTCGTTATTGCCCTACCAGCCATGCAATTAGCCTGGCTGACAGCTGGAGGTGTCTGAGGCTGGGAATGGGATCTGCCTGGCAGAGGtatttggtttgggtttggtttcttGCTAATCTGTCCTTGTTGCATCCCCTGCTCCAACCTTGGGGTGTGCTCTGCCAAGGGCTTTGCAAGCTGCCTGGCATAAAGGCACTGGCGGTGGCCAGAGGTTTGCCGGGCACTCCGATATTTGGGTGATGAGCTGACAGACCAGCCAGGAAAGGTTGCTCTGAGCAGCAAGgatggttttttttgaaaaaaacagggaCTTTGCTGCCTCTTTCCAATCTTTGGAAATGGCTTTAGAGAGCTGCTGAGATTAAAATGCAAGAGGCAAATCGGCCTCGTGTCCTTTGTAGCCCTGAGGGTGGGAGGAAAGAGACCCAGTAAacaaagttaaaagaaaaaacaaacaaaaagccccatGGCAATGAAgagtggagaaggaaaatggtttCTGGCCTTGCTGATGGAGGGCTGGGTGAGAATCCCTCGGGGTGTTTGTCAGTGCTCCTGGGTGGCATCAGCCGTGTTGCTGTACCTGCCGGCCTGGCCCTTCTCAGAACTTGACCGTCTTTAATAAAAAGatggttgtgttttgttgtttgggtaGAGATTgtttaggtgggttttttgaaacagcaattgattattttttggGTTGTTTCCACCACCCCCTGCCAAGGTCCCCACAGAGACAGTGACAGCAGCGGAGGCTTTGCTGTGGTGGGGTGCATTCACCTCGTGCAGTGCCGGCACCTCCTGGGACACCTCACCAGtgctgtgcaggctgctgctggcaaaggGTTTGTTTTCCCCAGACCGGGTAGGGGCACAGGGCATtgcttcattttactttttctccacTGGTGCGGCACAACATGAAGCTCCCCCATCCGAAAAGGTGTAAGCTCCCCCGGTGACCGTGGGCAGCTTCTGGTGCAAAGCAAATTGGACATGTCCATTGTGCTGGGCGGGGATGGAGAgggggagtgtgtgtggggAAGGTCCCCAGAGCTGCTAAAATCCTTAATAATGGATGCCATCTCTCTCATGGCTCAGCATGACCCCCTTCCCTGCTTAGTCAGCAGGGAGGAAGATGTGGTGGAATTGGGCTCTCCTGTAACAGTTAAAGTGAATGGAGCCCAAACATCAGTGCTAATAAACACGCTCCGTAAATAAATGCAGAGGGCAGAGCATGCACGCTGCTGCCCAAAGCCTCCTGCCATGGTAGGCAGCATTTCTCGTGTGCTTTTAGAGTGAAAATGCATCAGGCGTGGGTGGGTTTGGGCGGGCAGGCTCTGCACCaagggctggggagctggggccaCAAGCCCTGCCTGGCCACCATGCCAGCAGCGATGGGGTGTTTCTGTCCTGGTGTTTTGTGCCTGTTGAGGCTGCTTATGGTCCCAGGAGATACCCCAGGCTTGCTTTtcgttattttttttttcatttttttcttctttttttccccttttttccttcctctttctttttttttctttattttttcttctttttttttttcttcttctttcttttgttccagGTGTGAAGGGGTGGGTGATGCAGGCTGCTCCAGAGTGAGCCTGGGCTTGGCTTTCTGCTCTCTCCAGTGTGCCCAGGCTTTCAGTATTAGGAAACACCCTTGGGGTATTGGAGTATGCGCATCTTGCCCAGAATACCGCACTGATAATAAGCACTGCTATTTTCTGTGCTCTATTTTTATATCTATCAGCACATTTCCTAGAAACAGGCACACAGCAGAAGGAGTTGTTCTTGGCTTGCTTAATTGTatttctccagtttttcttGGAAACCCAGAAGTTTGCTGTAATTGTTAGCCTTTACCCCGTGCATCCTGAATTTGATGGATGGGATGAATGGAATGGAATTGGATGAATGGGATGGAAGGGGATGCTGGAAGGGAGAAAAGCTCAGGCTGGTCATTAATACCTGGTGCCTGATGGAGACTAAAGTGCTTTCCAGGAGCGGTGGGGTAGAGCCCTGTCTGCCAGGACCCAGCTGTGCGGCATTGACCATGGTTggtgcccagagctgctgccgtGGGTACCACCCGGAGTAGGAAGATGAAACACATCCGCATACTTATTGATGTACTGGGGAGGCGAGAGAAATTGCTGGCAATGCCAAGTACATGAGTGAGATGTGGGTGTCTCACCCCAacatgaaaggagaaaaaaacaactgttaattattttggaaaataaatgctgaaagcATGATGTAACatggtggtgggtgggtggaacAGGTGCCTTGGTGTCTGTGTTCTTGCTGCTACAATGCAACAGGGTCCAGTCCTGGGTTGTGAGAACTGCTGCATGCTACCACAATTTGAGAGCGTGTTCAGCGTCTGGGTGCtgatgcagggaaaaaaaaaggtgttcaTCTTGCCCAGCACATGTTACTGTCATTGCTGGGCAAGCAAGTCATTATTTCCAGTTCTGTTCcccaaaataacattttgccACCCCATGCAGCCTCCGTGGGGTGAGGCTCCTTCCCCCTCATGCCCCTGTGGagatgctgccactgctgccatgGTTTGGGAGCTGGCAAGGTCAAGCTCAGTGCTTGCCCACGGGCAGGTGCCAGCAATGGGTGCAGTagtgctgcctgtccccagcacaggctgccagccctgcctgggtaAAAACACAGACAGCATTCGAGCCTGGCCCCGCTCTATTTCTAGCATGCTTTGGGTGGGCTTGGTGACCCCAGAGCATGGGGTTTGCAGGGTCCATAGGTAACTTTGCCAGCAAGGATAACCGCAGGCAAAGGTGGGGGCCCAGGTGATGTATTTGCTAGGAGACGGTTTAAGCAACGACGACAGCAGCTCTCGAGCTCCGTGAGCACTCGCTGCAGGCTcctgggtggggaggggggaggatgGTCTTTGCCGATCTCCCCACCTTTCTGGGGATGAGGCTGTCAGCATTGCAACTGCCAGAGAGGCTCTGGCAGGGACCaacctgcagcccagggcacaaTCCCTGCACTGTGCCAGCCAAATCCACCTCGTTTCTCACGTCATGGGAAAACCGAATGGGATCTGGGGGCTGCTGATGCTCTCGGGTACAGAGAGGAACTGCTGTGAAGCGAGGTTTCTTCTCGTTTTCACTGAAGGTCGGGTCTGGTGAGTGTGGCAACTGTTGACTCCTAACACTGTCCGCAAAGTAGTTACTCTGGGGCCTTAATtagctttaaattaatttcccccaATTCTTCCCATTAATCCTCTGTCCCTTGCAgagttttcccttttcagatGGAGTCCCTCTGCCCCACTGGTAAGGCCATTGCTCTGTTCGCAtcactttatttcatttactgcTTTCCTTGTTCCATCACCGTGGTTCATCCATGTTTTATCACTACAGCGTAGGCTGTTTTAATTTGCTGGTTCctttgcacagcacagctctgtgcatgGAGGTATCGTTATCTGCCTTCCTTCATATATTTAGATTTTGTTCTCCCGCAAAAAGCTGCCCAGTTAGGGCTTAGGGTATTTTCCGTTCGTTTTCCCAGCTGGGTTTACCATCCTCCTGCCTCCCAACGCGGGGCTGCTTTGCCTGCAGCACCCCCCAAACTGTGCCAGTACTTGGCAGGGCTCAGCTTGGCAGGCAAGGGGGTTGGAGGGGCTCATACAGGCAGAGGAGTGGGTCTGGGGTATGGAATGGGGGTGTTGGGGCTGCCGGGGTGCCCAGAGGCCCCATCTTGGGTGACAGGCAGAGAGCCATCTTCTGGAGCACTTGATGAATGTCTTTGGtggttttgcttaatttttttagatCATTAGCTCCCAGGACTAGAGCAGGGACCTCCTCCTacctgcagagccagggccaTGCCCAtttccagccctccccaccGCCCCGGGGATGCAGAAAGcctttccagcagcagggagggaacTTTTTACAGTCTTTATTGCAGCCACAGGAATACATCAGTGGTATTGCCGGTGGGTGGACAGGGAGCCGAGGGCTCGGTGGTCCTGCAATTCCCTGTTCCATCCATGTGTGACTGGAGGAGCAGTCCCCAATGCCGGCCTAccagacccccaccccagccgCTCACCTCAgggtgcagagcccagcaggcaggagccccCCTTGcatgctgcttccagctctgagctcacctgcaaaagggggaaaagcagaggggcagccccaggcgTGGAGGCTGACCGCCAGCATGGCatggggtgggtgagggggcCGTGGCTTTACCTTGGAGGCACAGTAGAGAGGGGGTGAATTGGGGGGGCAGCAGGTGGAGGCGAAGTCGGCTTGCTGCTCCACCAGCTGACCCAGCAGCTCGGGGCTGGCCTCTGGCATCGTCTGTGTCAGGCTTTCCCGCAGCCTGCCAGGTAGGGACCGACGGGTTttagcagggagctggaggcaTTGAATACCTCTATGGCATTTTCAGGGAGGGGAAGCACATGCAGGTGGCAGCAGGAATGGGGCTGGACCCCCTGCAAGGGTTGTGTTATGAGCTTCcctgtgttttcctgctgtttagGCTCAAAACTACCAGCTCCATTCACCCATCCTCAAATTTTTGGCCAGATTTTGATTGCATCCACTGATCCAGTTttgagggagagggagaaaaggtTACCTCTTCTTGAAATCAAGGAAGTTTAACTTGTTGTACTGCCCGCAGAGCTGGTTGGCCTTTTCCAGGAAGGGGGGCAGCTCTTCTCCCATCTGCTGGCGCTGGGTAGCAGAGGATGGCTGTAAGCAGGCTGGGAAAAGCCTCTGTGGGGGTTTGAGGGATGCAGGGCAGCAAGGGAGGGGAGCCAGCGCAGCCATCCCTGCCTCTCACCTTGCTGTCCAGGCAGGCAGCGGAGTCCTTGGCAGAGCAGCACTCCCCCCTGACTTTTTTGGAGGCATCATATATCTTGCCGAAGAAGGCATCGGGGATGCTGGGATACTCCTGCACCAGCTCGAACAGGTACCTGGAGCAGGGAAAACAAGCAGCTGTAAGAGTTTTTATTGCTGGTGCTGCTCAGCGTGGGATGGGGGCTGCTTTTCACATCATTGTGCAATTCCTGGGGGTGATACCCCTGAGGGAAGAGAGGCTGCTCCCCCCATTATCCTAATAATAATCAAACCATATAATGAAGACtaggggaggaggaagggtcAGCAATTCGGCTGCTGTGGGTACCGCTCACCTCTTGACATGGCGAGGCCCATCctcactgcacagctgctcGTTCGGCGGCTTCTGCGTGTCTGGCACTTTGTGGGCAGGCGCCGGTGGCAAGGCCAAGATGCAGAAATAGTTTTGCATGAGGTTTTTCCCCTTGCAGCAGTTGGCAAACCTTGCATCTTGGGCCGACAGCATGCTGCAGACTTTGGCTGTGTGCTCCGATAACTGCAAAGAGGGGAGCAGAGAGTGTGTGGGGCTTGGGTTCCTGCCGGGGCTGGTGAGGCTGCAGACCCCCTCACCACAACGGAGTTCGAGGCCCTAAGCCCCTGCTGTGACTCAGGAGGTGGTTTTGAGGTGGACTCCTGGTTCTCCTACCTTCTTTTGCATGCAGTCCTCAGCCACCGAGTCACAGCACTGGGAAAACACCTCAGCAGCATCTTCTGCCAGGGGGAAAATGTCCTCGAAGGAAGCACTGGGCCTCTTCTGAGCAAGCGAGGTGAGGTAGCTGGGCGTGCACAAGGCGTACGAGGGGCTTAGGGAGCtcagctcccccctcccccattaACAGCTCCAAGCAGGGGGTTTGCTGCATAGAGGTGTGGGTGGGACATGATGGGGAGCCACGGGGCTCATCCTGTGCCTCAGCTACAGGCATAGCACTTCCACGGGATGCTACAGCGCGCTTGTTTTTTACAACGTAATTAACATCTGCCTTTGTGAGTGCTGCCTGTGAACAGGATCCGCAGCTTGAAAGAGGAATGCGCTCACAGCCTGATTTCTAGGAGAGAAAAGGCCATTTTCCCCTTTTACCTGAAGGTGAGTTTGTCCTTCCCATACGCCGTGAAGCGGGAGCAAACCCGGTTTGACATCAGGGTGAGGAGGGAGatggttttcctttccagtttctGCCGTAAAAAGAAGATGGAGGTGTCCTCTGAGGGAAATGCAAGCCTTTCCCAGCCACCTCTCCTCGGGCCATCGGCACAGTGCTCATCCAGCTCCCTGAGGAGCGAGGACGGGGCTGAGCCCAGTGGTCCGAAGAGCCTCACCTCCTTCAGGAAGCAGGCGGTGGGTGCCTGGGAGATGCAGCAGGTGGAAACCATGGAGAGGAAGGACTTGGTGGAGCCCAGGAGCACGGGCAGGGGCGCTTGGCTGTAGCTGCTGGCGTAGTCGTGGAGAAACCTGTGGCAGAGGTGGGCTGAGTTGAGCCGGTGCCCCGGGATCGGGTACTCAGGTGCAGGAGATGGAGGGTTTGGGGGTGTTAGGGCTGCCCGGAGATGGCAGCCCTATCCTGGTACCACCCCATGCTGCCAGCTTGTTGCACCAAGCCATCAAGCTGGCTGGtggcccctctccagccacTTGCACAGGCGGTGGCACTCCTCATCCCTTTGGTAATATCCGGCTGCTGGGGCTCGTGCAAATGCGGGTCGCCCCAGTGTTTTACTCTGATGCACTGGTAGCCCCACAGTCACCAAGAGCCACAGCAGCGATGGCAGCGGGGCAAGACTGGGAGATGCtcgcttggtgggcacctggatGTCAGCCAGTGCCATCATGCACACTGGCTCAATCGGCTGTTATCGGTGAGACCGAGTGCCATCCCCAGCCTGGCTTACCTGTCCGCAAAGTCCTTAGGGTCCTTCTTGAAGGCCTGGCAGATCTCTTCGTTGGAGGGCTGGAGGTAGCGGGGCAGGTCCTGGGGTGGGTGCCGCAGGGCGGCCAGGCACAgcttctgctccagcccctcatgGGCGCAGCAGCCAGCCGTGCCAGGGTGAGACGGGAAGGGCGAGTCTGCGCTGCAGGATTTGGCTGACAGAGCTGAGGActgtgggagggagaggaggttACATGCTGGTAACCATCCTAAACTGTCCCCCCTATCCCTGGTTTTGGGGTCCATCACCAAGTTTCGGCCAGCCTTACCCCGTCATCGTAGCAGGAGGGGTCAGCACCTTCAGTGCAGCAAGTTTCAGCCAGGGAGACGATTTCGTGGACGAGGTGGCTGATCTCCTCGAAGGTGGCGTTGGAGAATTTCCTGCTATTGGCAATAATGgtcctgggagcagggagcaaggAGAGGATGAGCTAGGGGTATGTTTCTCTCTCTTATAACAAAAATCACATTGCAGCATAATTCTGCCAAAATGGGGTTTAACATCGtcagctggagaggagcagctgtggcGCTGCAAGTAATAGCAGCATATTCCTTGGAAAACAACTGCGAAAGACCCAGAGTGGGTCtcaggctgggggctgccctctCCAGGGGATCACGCACCAGCTCTGTTTGAATTCCTGATTATTTAGGCACCTAATTGGTTTTGAGGAGTTCACCAATGAAGCAAACTTCTCTCCTGTTAAGAGCATTCGGAGTCCTCATTTGTGGAGAATGAATAAATCTTCccttttctaaaattatttttatttagtacTTTTTGATCTTGGATCAGGTGCTGAGTGTCCTGTCAGGGCAAATACGGCAGGAGGTACCTACAGCGTTCGGAAATCCTCCTTCCCCAGGGCCTTGAACTCTTGGCAGACTTTGTCCCGGACGTAAGCTTTACCTGTCAGtgcagaaaaaggagaatttgTGAGCAGGATTTCTGCCTTGGCTTGCTAGGGCACAGCCCTAGCTGTACCTGGGGTGGCCGGGGAGCCGGGATTCAGTTAGCCTGcatctgctggagctggggtttgggaaaatgctggttttgctttccccTGCAGTACCACCTCCTATGCCCTTCTCTTTGGGTGGCAGCTAGCACTCATTTCCAGAAACCTTTCTCCTTGCAGAACCTAAAACCAGCATGGCTCTGCCTGAGTCCCCTAAGGAAAATAACTcagatctttttcttcttgccaggGAAAATGATCATTTGGGGATCCTGTTCCTACTTGAACCCTGTTTtgctctttccccttccttccctggcagcaaCAGTGGTGTGGGAGTGGGGGATGCTATGCCACCACAAAACATGGTCCAAAGGCTGTGGAGctcttgctttatttgcttgaggattgttatttttttacacAGTTGCTTCTTTTCTCAAGTCAGACTTGGTGGTTGCCCCTGGGAAGGTGTTGGTACGGCGCTGCAGaccagcaaaggcagctgctgtgctgctggtctTGGAGAAGCACCTCTGGtacccaggctgctgctccagttCTGCAGCCAAAAAAAGGGGCAGGGGCAAACCCCCTCCTTGGCCgctgtgaaagcagcagccaaaacatcAGGCCTGTTCATTCCTTGTCTGAATGGATGTTTCTGGGTGTGTGAAATGCGAGGTGTTGGTTTTTCTGCCAGGGAGCTCTGGAGACAGGACCATGGAGGTCAGAAGCACCCAGCAGTGAAGACATCCCCAGTGACTCTTTCATCCTTGGAAAAATGCTATTGATTTTTGCTGTAAACTGCATTGGTTAGACTTTGGTACTGGCAGGGTAAATACTGATACCAGTATTTACTGGTGTTACAGTGTGAAGCAAGGTCATTTCCACAAAACCGAGGGGTTATGTGCCGTTACATTGAAGGTCACATTACttgggtggggaaggaagagtGATGGTGCTTTTTCAGGGCTGGTAGCActaggaaaaaaggggaagcCATGGTAAAAGGCAGGTCTCTCTCCtcacaggaacagcagctgccagcgcGGCTCCAAGTGCCAACTTACTGCATTTCTTGGTTTTGGCAGGTGGGTGattccctgcagtgctgtgaaggCAGCAAAGGGTGGCACAGAGCATCATTTCCATCCGAGGGGTGGGTGTTACACCAAAAAGGTGCTTGTGAAGGGATCAGAAAATCTCGTTTTCCCTTGCAAAGGGAAGAAGCTGGGCCCTGCGACACAgtcctctcctcctttctctgacCCCGACACCAGCCCAGGCtctttccctcccagctcctccagcatcaCCCCAAAGGGGTATCCCAGGTACCAAAGCATCATCCCatgccttcccttccctctctttGATTCCTGCCCAGTGATTTGGCTGTGGGTTGGGGAGAGGGGAGGTCACTGAAAACCACCAGAGCAGATGGACCCCAGCCTCATATCCCTCATCCCTGCAGGAGAGCAAAGCCCCAGACACATGATAAATGCCCTTACCTCGGTGCTCGGCATGCACAGCGGCTAAAAGCAGCATCAGGGAGAGAGCTGCCCTCATGTTGGAGCCGGTTTCCCTCCTCCAGCTGAAAAGCAGTGCTGGGAAACCCATCCCAGTGTTTATATGTAGTGCCAATTGTCAGGTGAATGATTAATCCCAGTGGAGGGGCAGAGGGTGAGCATCCTTGGCCTGCCTGCCATAGTCTGGGTGCCAGCACCTCCAAAATCGGGCTGATTTTAATCATTAACTCAGCAAAATGGGGATGCGTTGCTGTAGGAGTCTCAGGCAGGGTCTTCCTGCCTGAGATGGATGGTGGGTGCAACATGAACAATAGAGGATGTGCCGGGGAAAGCATTCCATACATCCCAGGAACGCAAAGCAATGTGGGTTGGGCCAAGAAATGGTTCTCCCAGCCCCGTGCAAGGAAGGAGCCTGCACTTTTGGGGTGCAAGCACACCAAACTCTGCCAGGGTGGTGATAGGTGGGGACAACTGCTCTGTGAGGTGATGGTGACCTGGTGCAGCGCCCTGCGCCTCCGTGACCATGTTGTACCAGCGCTAGGTCAGGGTGACTCCCACCCAAAGTGACTAATGGCCAGGTGTCATGTGCCCCAAGGTTTGCTGCTTTCCAAAGGCATGCattgctttttcccctccttgggCTGATAGTGGAGCCCTGGAGacccccaggagctgcagtaGAAGGGGCAGTGGGTGCTGTATGTGGCACTGGCAAGGTGCCTGGGCTTGGGGCCAGAGGGACTGCAGAGCCACCAGGGTCAGGAGCAGCTTATTTATTCAGCCTTAGGAAGGCAGACAGCAGGCATCATGGCCCAAGGTTGCTGCAAAATAATTATCAAGCAAATCCCACCCTGGGTTAGTGGTGTTTACTGAAATAATCAGCTTCTCTCAGGTGGCTTCCCATGAGCGAACTGACCAGTGCTGTGTTGGGGCTTTTTAAGAGCTCAGTCGTGACTAGAGCAACCAAATCTTAAATATCCCCTTTTCCAGGCAAGTGTACAGAGTTTGCTGCTGTTTAGGACAAGTAGCGTTTGACCTGGTTGCTGCTTGTCTCGGGCCACCCTCCAAATCCTGTAGCGGTGGGTTTGTTTCTTGGCACAGTCCTGCAGTGGCTATGGTCTACAGGTGGCTCGGGGTTAGACAGAGGTGACCAGGACTGTGTGCACAGCCAGATGCATGTGGAAGtgggttttcttgcttttactggAACTAAAGgtcctttttcccctctgagcAGCCCCCCACAGGTGGACGTGCCAGCTGAGATGCTCTTCAGTACAGTGAcaatgtttatatatatacatatatataaaatatatatacattttatatatgatAAAACCAGAGACAGTGGATGCTCAGGAGGATTCAGAACCATTAGAGATCAGAGGAGGGTTTGATCACACTGTGCAGAAGCAACCTGGGTAATGGGCTATTTGGGTACGAACACAGGTATTTGGTCTCTTTTGTGACTACCCTGTAGGAGTCAAGCTGTAATTTCTCAGCAGCTTGCTGTTTAATCGCCACAGTCAGCCTGTTTGGGACGAAAGCCTGGGTATGGGTTAAACCAGATGGAGGAGAACTGTTTGTAAAATTACTGCAGCCAGGGTGATGCATGGTGCAGGATGTGAAAAATTACGAGAAGTGGTGGTGTGTTAGGCTGAAAAAGCCAG comes from Falco naumanni isolate bFalNau1 chromosome 1, bFalNau1.pat, whole genome shotgun sequence and encodes:
- the GC gene encoding vitamin D-binding protein; amino-acid sequence: MRAALSLMLLLAAVHAEHRGKAYVRDKVCQEFKALGKEDFRTLTIIANSRKFSNATFEEISHLVHEIVSLAETCCTEGADPSCYDDGSSALSAKSCSADSPFPSHPGTAGCCAHEGLEQKLCLAALRHPPQDLPRYLQPSNEEICQAFKKDPKDFADRFLHDYASSYSQAPLPVLLGSTKSFLSMVSTCCISQAPTACFLKEKLERKTISLLTLMSNRVCSRFTAYGKDKLTFSYLTSLAQKRPSASFEDIFPLAEDAAEVFSQCCDSVAEDCMQKKLSEHTAKVCSMLSAQDARFANCCKGKNLMQNYFCILALPPAPAHKVPDTQKPPNEQLCSEDGPRHVKRYLFELVQEYPSIPDAFFGKIYDASKKVRGECCSAKDSAACLDSKRQQMGEELPPFLEKANQLCGQYNKLNFLDFKKRLRESLTQTMPEASPELLGQLVEQQADFASTCCPPNSPPLYCASKVSSELEAACKGGSCLLGSAP